Within the Dehalococcoidales bacterium genome, the region ACCGCTTATCGCCAGTTCCGAGAATCGTTCCATTGTCTGATTTGGTGTCCTACCTTCGAGCGGCAAGATTCCTACTTATCTCCAACTCGTTCCTAACCGGTTTCTTACGCGAATAGTGTAGAGTCCTGACAGAAGAGGACAGATCCGGTATGGGCTGAACAGCACAGAAGGAGCTGTCCTCTTCTACAAGGTCCGGGTGGCAGAACCCTGAGTAACCCACTCAGGAGAGGAGTTCCATTCTCAGCCGCTACTCCTGCTGAAGAGAATGACCTCCAAGCCATGCCATAGTGGCTGCACGGGCAGGGGGCTGGACACTCAAGCCTGAATTGACAAGGGCAGTGTTGTGGACTATAGTGCGCGTATCCGTGTACAGCTAGAACATACGCCTACCCGACCTCAGTACAGCGGCAGGATCCCCCTGAAGGAGCTGGGTGGTGGAAGATGCAAGGGCACCAGAATCGTCAAGTGAAGCGAGGTCCGTACCGCGGAGCAGCCTGGCGAACAACCACCGGGCCGCGCAGACGTGTTGTCGCGACGGCCGTGGAGATAGTGATGCGAATCGACCTTGAACCGAAAGCGCGTGCCTTCGCCGTAACTCTTCGGCCCGTTGTCGAAGCCGATGCGGAGTTCCTGTTTTCCCTGTACGCCAGTACACGCGCTGATGAAATGGCCTTGGTGGACTGGGATGCAGCCCAGAAGGATGCCTTTCTGAGAATGCAGTTCACTGCCCAGACAGCCCACTACGCGAGGTTCTTCCCCCGGGCCGTGCACGAGGTCTTGCTGCTCGATGACCGTCCAATCGGCCGGGTCTACGTCGACACGAATGACGAGGAGATTCGACTGCTTGACATTACCCTGCGGCCTGAACACCGCAACCTTGGCACCGGGACCGCGCTGATGCGGGACCTGATGGACCAGGCCGAGCTGGAGAGAAAACCCATTCGGTTCTACGTATGGGAATCCAATCTCGCAGCCCAGC harbors:
- a CDS encoding GNAT family N-acetyltransferase, with the translated sequence MQGHQNRQVKRGPYRGAAWRTTTGPRRRVVATAVEIVMRIDLEPKARAFAVTLRPVVEADAEFLFSLYASTRADEMALVDWDAAQKDAFLRMQFTAQTAHYARFFPRAVHEVLLLDDRPIGRVYVDTNDEEIRLLDITLRPEHRNLGTGTALMRDLMDQAELERKPIRFYVWESNLAAQRWYRRLGCLVTDKRDIYIAMEWHPPRISEGRELT